One Verrucomicrobiia bacterium DNA window includes the following coding sequences:
- a CDS encoding CoA-binding protein, with protein MKSIAIIGASADRAKFGNKAVRAFVQQGYAVYPVNPKEAQIEGLPAFASIADVPGRPNLISVYLPPPVLLKVLPAIAAKGCDEFWLNPGTESDAVLAEAERLGLNVIQACSIVGIGMSPEEM; from the coding sequence ATGAAGTCCATCGCCATCATTGGCGCCTCCGCCGACCGCGCGAAGTTCGGCAACAAGGCCGTGCGCGCCTTCGTGCAGCAGGGTTACGCCGTGTATCCGGTGAACCCGAAAGAGGCGCAAATCGAGGGACTGCCGGCGTTCGCCAGCATCGCCGATGTCCCGGGGCGACCGAACCTGATCAGCGTGTATCTCCCGCCGCCGGTGTTGTTGAAAGTGCTGCCGGCGATTGCCGCGAAGGGCTGCGATGAATTCTGGCTCAATCCGGGAACGGAATCGGACGCCGTGCTGGCCGAAGCCGAACGCCTCGGTTTGAACGTCATCCAGGCGTGCAGCATCGTGGGCATCGGCATGTCGCCCGAGGAGATGTGA
- a CDS encoding bile acid:sodium symporter family protein: MTRVLTLFTNCFPLWVLLACIAALFRPALFTWFDKQWIPWGLAMIMLGMGVTLKVADFRRVLTLPRAVATRFFAQYLIMPFLGWSLAHLLKLETPLAVGLILVACCPGGTASNVVTYLARANLPLSVLMTMCSTFAAVVMTPLLTKLLASAYVHVDALGLLLDTVKVVLAPLLLGLALNQFAPRVVRFGLPAAPLVSVIFITLICASIIGQQAGNIHESGGRLLLAVFLLHALGFALGWGFAWVFGYEETIRRTVAIEVGMQNSGLGAVLAKSSFASLPATATPCAISAVFHSVIGSLLAGVWRIFPPRQRVAITADTPALR; encoded by the coding sequence ATGACGCGCGTCCTCACTCTTTTCACGAATTGTTTTCCACTCTGGGTTTTGCTCGCCTGCATCGCGGCGCTGTTTCGCCCCGCGCTCTTCACCTGGTTTGACAAGCAGTGGATTCCGTGGGGCCTCGCCATGATCATGCTTGGCATGGGCGTGACGCTGAAGGTGGCCGACTTTCGCCGCGTGCTGACCCTGCCCCGCGCCGTGGCCACCCGGTTCTTCGCGCAATACCTCATCATGCCCTTCCTCGGCTGGAGCCTGGCGCACCTGCTCAAGCTGGAGACACCGCTCGCCGTCGGCCTGATTCTCGTGGCGTGCTGTCCCGGCGGCACCGCCTCCAACGTGGTGACCTACCTGGCGCGCGCCAATCTGCCGCTGTCGGTGCTGATGACCATGTGCTCAACCTTCGCCGCCGTCGTGATGACGCCATTGCTCACCAAGCTGCTGGCCAGCGCCTACGTGCACGTGGATGCACTGGGCCTGCTGCTCGACACGGTCAAGGTGGTCCTGGCGCCGCTGCTCCTCGGGCTGGCGCTCAATCAATTCGCCCCGCGCGTGGTGCGTTTCGGATTGCCGGCGGCGCCACTGGTCAGCGTGATCTTCATCACGCTGATTTGTGCCAGCATCATTGGCCAGCAGGCGGGCAACATCCATGAATCGGGCGGCCGCCTGCTGCTGGCCGTCTTTCTCCTGCACGCCCTGGGCTTTGCGCTGGGCTGGGGCTTCGCGTGGGTGTTCGGTTACGAGGAAACCATCCGGCGCACGGTCGCCATCGAAGTTGGCATGCAGAATTCCGGGCTTGGCGCCGTGCTCGCCAAGTCGAGTTTCGCGTCCCTGCCCGCCACCGCAACCCCGTGCGCCATCTCAGCGGTGTTTCACTCCGTCATCGGCAGCCTGCTCGCCGGCGTGTGGCGGATTTTTCCCCCGCGCCAGCGTGTCGCAATCACGGCCGACACCCCGGCCCTCCGCTAA
- a CDS encoding flagellar FlbD family protein, protein MPLIKLNRINKGGEILLNSEHINYIETESRTTTVHLSGGLLFSVEESPEDIATMIEQLAAARIANGILESGVAANRD, encoded by the coding sequence ATGCCACTCATCAAACTCAATCGCATCAACAAGGGCGGGGAAATCCTGCTGAACAGCGAACACATCAACTACATCGAAACCGAGTCGCGGACGACCACGGTGCATTTGAGCGGCGGCCTGTTGTTTTCCGTCGAGGAAAGCCCGGAGGACATCGCCACGATGATCGAGCAGCTGGCAGCGGCGCGGATTGCCAACGGCATCCTCGAAAGCGGCGTGGCGGCCAACCGCGATTAG